Within Amycolatopsis sp. cg5, the genomic segment CGGCGTACGCGTCACGGTCGGCCAGTCGCAGCACCGCGCCGTCGAGGTCGTAGTCGAGCTCGTTGCGCTGCCGCTCGATCGTGGAGATGACTTCCTGCGCGGCCGCGGCGTCCGCGCAGTGGCGCATGTCGGCCGCGTCGAACCCGAGTGTCCTCAGTGCACCGTCCAGATCGGTCTCCGCGCTGTCCGGATCCGTGTGCAGATCGAACGCGAAGAACCGCAGCCGCCGCTCGGCCACCGTCGCCGCGTCCTTGGCGCGCAGCGTGCCCGCGGCCGCGTTGCGCGGGTTGATCAGCGGCTTGTCCGGATGCGCGGTGTTGTACGCGGCGAAGGTGGACCGCAGCATCACGGCCTCGCCGCGCACCTCGACCCGGCCGGGTGCGTCGACCTTGTTCGGCACCCCGTCGGTCAGGGCCTTGACCAGCGGCGTCACGTCGTCGCCCGTGGTGCCGTCGCCGCGGGTGACCGCTCGCGCGAGCCGCCCGTTCTCGTAGACCAGCGCCAGCGACAGGCCGTCGAGCTTCGGCATGACGACCACCGGCTGCCCGGGGAACCGGTCGAAGAAGGCCGCGACCTGCTCCGGCTGGGTCGCCTTCTCCAGCGAGAGCATCGGCCGCGAGTGCCGCACCGGCGCGTGCAGCACGGTGGGCGCGCCGACCTGATCCAGCGGGTTCGGATCGGGGGCCAGCTCCGGATTGGCCGCGATCAGCCCGCGTAACTCGTCTTCGATCGCGTCGTACTCGGCGTCCGCCACGGACGGCGAACCCCGGTAGTACGCGTCGCGCAGCACGACGATCCGGTCGGCGAGTTCCTGTATGCGCTCTCGAGCTTCCACGGGACAGACGCTACCCGCGAGCACCGACAAAACCGTGCGCAACCCGATCGGGTCGGCGCGAGTTCGGCCGTCCGCAGACCAGGCTTAAATACGGTACGGGGGTATGGACCTCGTTGACACAGGTACCCCCTATGGGTATATCTTCGAGTGGTCGAGAGGACATGCGATGCAGACAGCAGCGAAGCTTTCCGCCTACGGGGTGGCGCTCGCACTGATCGCCGGGGGTGCGTGGGCGGTGGGAACCGCCGTCGGTCCCTTCGAAGGCGAAGCCGGTGCGCACACCGAAGAGGCCGGGCACGGGGACGCCCACACCGCCGAAGCGCCCGGTGACGACCTGCCGGGCGGGCTGGCGTCGTCGATGGGCGGCTACACCTTCACACCGGCCAGCGCGACGCTGACGCCCGGTGTGACCAGCACTTTTTCCTTCCGTGTGATGGGCCCTGACGGACACGCGGTCACCGCGTACGACGTCAAGCACGAGAAGTCGATGCACTTGATCGTGGTGCGCCGCGACGGCTCGGGCTTCCAGCACGTGCACCCGGCGCTCGCCGCCGACGGCACCTGGAGCGTGCCGCTGACCGTGTCACAGGCAGGCGGTTACCGGGCGTTCGCCGACTTCGCGCCGACCGGCGGCAAGGCCACGACGCTCGGCGTCGACCTCGCCGCGCCCGGTGATTTCCAGCCCGTGACCCATGCGCCGCAGCGAGTGTCCGATGTGGAGGGTTACCAGGTGCGGCTCGACGGTGATCTCGTGCCTGGCAAGTCTTCGAAGGTGACGCTGACCGTCGCCAAGAACGGGCGGCCGGTCACCGATCTCCAGCCTTACCTGGGCGCCTTCGGGCACCTCGTCGCGCTGCGCGGCGGCGACCTCGCGTACCTCCACGTGCATCCCGAGGCGCAGACCACGGCCGGGCCGTCGGTCACCTTCTACGCCGAGGTGCCGTCCGCAGCCACCTACCGGCTGTTCCTGGACTTCCAGCACGAGGGCAAGGTGCGGACCGCCGGCTTCACCGTCGCCGCGAACGGAGCGCACTCATGACCGCGAACCTGGACCAGGCGGCGGCGACCGCCGAGATCGAACTCGCGATCACCGGGATGACCTGCGCCTCGTGCGCAATGCGCATCGAGAAGAAACTGAACAAGCTCGATGGCGTCACAGCCACCGTCAACTACGCCACCGAGAAGGCGAAAGTCTTCTACGGCAACGGAATCGAGCCGCAGCAGCTGATCGAACAGGTCGAGGCGGCCGGCTACTCGGCGACGCTTCCTGTCAAAGAAGAAGAGCCTAGGCAAGAGGTCGACGAGACCGCGCCGCTAAGGCAGCGCCTGATCGGCTCGGCCGTGCTGTCGGTGCCCGTGATCGTGCTGGCCATGGTGCCCGCGTTCCAGTTCACCTACTGGCAGTGGATCTCGCTGACCCTCGCCGCGCCCGTGCTGGTGTGGGCGGCCTGGCCGTTCCACCGGGCCACGTGGACGAACCTGCGGCACGGCGCGGCCACCATGGACACGCTGATCTCGATGGGCACGCTGGCCGCGTTCGCGTGGTCGCTCTACGCCCTGCTGTTCGGTACCGCCGGGGTGGCGGGGATGACGCATCCGTTCGAGCTGACCGTGCGGCGGATGTCCGGCGACGGCAACATCTACCTCGAGGTGGCCGCCGGCGTCACCACGTTCATCCTCGCCGGACGGTATTTCGAGGCCAGGTCGAAGCGTAGGGCGGGCGCCGCGTTGCGCGCGCTGCTCGAACTCGGCGCGAAGGACGTCGCCGTGCTGCGCGACGGACGCGAGCAGCGCGTCCCGACCGAGCAGCTCGTGGTCGGCGACCTCTTCGTCGTGCGGCCGGGTGAGAAGATCGCCACCGACGGCGTCGTCGCCGAAGGCAGTTCCGCGGTCGACGCGAGCATGCTGACCGGCGAGAGCGTCCCGGTCGAGGTCGGGCCCGGCGACGCGGTCGCGGGCGCGACCGTCAACGCGGGCGGCAGGCTGATCGTCCGCGCGAGCCGGGTCGGCGCCGACACCCAGCTCGCCATGATGGCCAAGCTGGTCGAGGACGCCCAAACCGGGAAAGCGCAGGTCCAACGGCTCGCCGACCGCATCTCCGCGGTCTTCGTGCCGATCGTGATCGCGCTCGCCGCCGGCACGCTCATGTTCTGGCTCGGCGCCGGTGGTTCGGTCTCGGCCGCCTTCACCGCCGCCGTCGCGGTGCTGATCATCGCCTGCCCGTGCGCGCTCGGGCTCGCCACGCCGACCGCGCTGCTCGTGGGCACCGGCCGCGGCGCGCAGCTCGGCATCCTGATCAAGGGGCCGGAGGTGCTGGAGTCCACCCGCGGCGTCGACACGGTCGTGCTGGACAAGACCGGCACCGTCACCACCGGGCAGATGTCGCTCGTCGAGGTCCACGTCGCCGAGGGCGTCGACGCCGGCGAGGCGCTCCGGCTCGCGGGTGCGCTGGAGAGCGCTTCGGAGCACCCGATCGCCCGCGCGATCGCCCGCGCCGCCGGTGACGGCCTGCCGAAGGCGGAGGAGTTCACCAACCTCGAAGGCCTTGGCGTGCAAGGGATCGTGGACGGAAAGGCCGTGCTCGTCGGCCGCTCCGCGCTGCTGGAGCAGTGGAGTCACCGGCTGCCGGAGGAGCTCACCGAGGCGAAGGCGGCCGAGGAGCAACTCGGCCGGACCGCGGTCGTCGTCGGCTGGGACGGCCGGGCCCGCGCGGTGCTCGTGGTCGCGGACACCGTCAAGCCGACGTCCGCCGACGCCGTCAGGCAGCTGCGCGCGCTCGGGCTCACGCCAGTGCTGCTGACCGGGGACAACGAGGCCGCGGCCCGCGCGGTCGCCGCCGAGGTCGGCATCGACCAGGTCATCGCCGAGGTGCTGCCCCAGGACAAGGTCGACGTGGTCACCCGGCTGCAGCGCGAAGGCAAGGGCGTCGCCATGGTCGGCGACGGCGTCAACGACGCGGCCGCGCTGGCCAAGGCCGATCTCGGCCTGGCGATGGGCACGGGGACCGACGTCGCGATCGAGGCCGGCGACCTCACGCTGGTCCGCGGTGACCTGCGCGCGGCCGCGGACGCGATCCGGCTGTCCCGCCAGACGCTGCGCACGATCAAGGGCAACCTGTTCTGGGCGTTCGCCTACAACATCGCGGCGCTGCCGCTGGCAGCCGCGGGGCTGCTCAACCCGATGATCGCGGGCGCGGCGATGGCGTTCAGCTCGGTGTTCGTGGTCAGCAACAGCCTGCGGCTGCGCGGATTCCGCTGATCGTCAGAGGCACGGTGGCCGGTAGCCGTCGATGCGCAGCCCCCGGAAGTCGAGCTTGTTCGGGGTCTTGCCGACGAACACGAAGCCCCGTGCCTCCGTCAGCGCCGAAGCGAACGAGTAGGCGGGCTTGCCCAGCTCGGGCAGGAACGTCCACTTGGCGGGCGCGAAGCTGAAGAACTTGGTCACGCGCTTGCCGCCGGTGGACGGGACGAGGGTCAGCCACTTGTCGCCGCCACTCCAGTGCGAGGCGGGCCGCAGCTGGAGGTAGACGTCGTCGGTCGCGCTGTAGGTCATCCAGAAGCCCGAGGACTTGGACAGATCGGCCTGCGCCTCGAACTGGTTGCCCAGCCAGACCACGACGACGTGCCACTCGGCGCCGACGAAGGTCACCTTGGCGGCGTAGCGGTCACGCTCACGCACGAGCAGGCTCCCGGTGGCCGGGACCGTGGCGCCCTCACCGCTCGCGATCCACTGCTGCAACCGGTCGATCGACGGCGTCGAGCACTCGCAGTCCGGGCTCGCCGTGGCGGGGCTGGGCAGCGAAAACGCCAGCAGGCAAGCGAAAGCGGCGGCGATGACACGACCGAAAAGGCGCATTTCACGACGGTAGAGGCACCCGCCCAAGTTGTCTAGACCATGCCGCCGGGTGGAGAAAACCTCCACCCGCGGATACGGCGTGCGCCTCAAGACCGCGGGGGTGGTCCGGACCTAACTTCGGGGTACATCGGAAAACCCTGGAGGGGAACACACCATGAACGGCGTCACGCAGCTCGTGCTCATCATCGCGGTCATCGGATACGTGCTGGTCAGGAGGATGCTGGGGCAGCCGGCGGAGGCCAAGCGGATGCTGGTGCTGCCAGCGATCTTGGTCGTCATCGGGCTGTGGAACATCGAGTCGGTCACCGGATCGTCGATCGCGCTGATCTTCCTGGTCGTGACCACCGTGATCGGGATCGGCCTCGGCGCGCTGCGCGGGCTGAGCATCCGGCTGTATCACCAGGACGACATCGTCTTCATGCGCTACACCTGGGTGACCGTGCTGCTGTGGGTGCTCAACATCGGCGTCAAGGTCGGGGCCGGCGCGTTGCTCGCCACGCTCGACAAGAGCACGGATTCGAACAGCGCGATGTTCGTGTCACTCGGCCTCGGGCTGCTCGCCGAAGGGGTCGTCGTGCTGGCGAAGGCGCTGCGCTCGGGTCAGCAGATCGTGTGGAAGACGGGCAAGGACGGCGCGCCGCACGAGCGGTCGCAGTTCCTCGACGATCTCCAGCGACGCGTCAACGGCCGCCGCTAGCTACGCTGAGCGATGATGACGACGGACGCGAGGGAACCGGGGACGCGCAGGCCCCGGTTCACCGACGAATGGCTGCGCCCGTTCATCATGGGCACGCTGGTCGTGCTGGCGGCGGCCCAGTGCGCCACGCGCCCGCTGATCATCCCGCCGCTCGCGATCACGCTGCTGGTGATCGTCTCGGTGATCACTATCGGCACACTCTTCACCTGGCCGCCGAGGGCGGCCTTCCCCGTCGCGCTGGCGTTCGTGGTGCTCTCGGCGGTGCTGCTCGCGGTCGCGCAGTCGACCGTGGCGCCCGCGTTCGCGTTCGTCGCCAGCGGCACCGCTGGCGCCCGGCTCCGCACGCGCGTGGCGATCGGCGTCTCCGTCACCGGCGCGCTCATCGCGGTCGGCGCCGTGCTGCTGGTCGAAGAACTCAACCCGCTCGATCAGCAGTGGCCGTGGTGGCTCGGCTTCGCCGTCGCCGCGCCGGTCTACATGGGCATCGCCCGTCGCGAACGGCGCGACGCGCTGGCCAGCGCCGAGCGCGCCACCGTGTCCGAGGCTCGCGAGGCCGCGCTGCTGGAACGCGGGCGCATCGCCCGCGAGATCCACGACGTGCTCGGGCACTCGCTGTCCGGCATCGCGATGCAGCTGGACATGGCGGATGCCCTGTACGGCAAGGGACGCGGCGACGAAGCGACCCAGGCCGTCCGGCGCGCCAGGGCACTCGCCGTCGACAGCATCACCGAGACCCGTCACGCGATCCACGCACTGCGCGAGGACACGCTGCCGCTGGAACGGACGCTGGAGCTGATGGCGTCCGGCGAGGCCGTGACGTTCAGGATCGACGGCACCCCGGGGCCGGTGCCGAGCGAGGTCGCGCACGCGCTCATCCGCGCCGCGCAGGAGGCGCTCACCAACGCTGCCAAGCACGCGCCCGGCGCCGACCGTGCCATGAGGCTGGGGTTCACCGCCGAAACCGTCGCGCTCACCATCGAAAACGGCCCGGCGACCGCGCCTGCCGACCCCGGGCTCGCCGGCGGCGGACTGGGGTTGCCCGGCATGCGCGAGCGTGTCGCGCTGCTCGGTGGCACACTCCGCGCCGGACCGTCCGCTGTGGACGGCTGGACGGTCGAACTGGAGGTACCCCGGTGATCTCCCTGCTCGTCGTCGACGACCAGGCGTCGGTCCGCGAGGCGCTCGCGGTGATGCTCGACCTCGCCGACGGCATCCACGTCGTCGCCACGGCCACCAACGGCGAGGAGGCCGTCGCCGCGGTCGCCGCGCATCGGCCCGACGTGGTGCTGATGGACCTGCACATGCCGGTCATGGGCGGCGCCGAGGCCACCGGCCGCATCCGCGCGGCCAACCCGGACACCCAGATCGTCGTGCTCACCACATTCGACGACGACGATTCGATCCTCGCCGCGCTGCACGCCGGCGCGAGCGGCTACCTGACCAAGGAAGCCGACCGCGCCAAGATCGAGCAGGCCGTGCGCGGCGCCGCCTCGGGCCAGGCGGTGCTGGCGCCGGAGGTCCAGCGTCGTCTGCTGTCACTCGCGTCGCGTCCGGCCCGTGTCGAGGAAACGTTCACGCTGACCGCGCGGGAGCGCGAAATCCTCGGTCTCATCGGCGAAGGCCTGCGCAATCCGGAGATCGCCGAACGCCTGGTGATCAGCGAGGCGACCGTCAAGACGCACATCAACAACCTCTTCGCCAAGGCCGGTTTCCACTCCCGCGCCGACGCCGTCCGGTACGCATTGGGTCGCCAGGGGTCGTGAGCGTTGCGGGCGGTTCTAACCGCCCGCAACGCTCACGAGCCCTTATCCCGTGGTCAAGACGAACGTCGAGCCGGGCTCCTTGACGATGTCTCCCTTCGCGGAGTTGGTGATGGTCACGTTGGTCAGCGTCGCGCTGCCGCGCGCGCCGCCCATCGCGAGGACACCGGCGCCGTTGTTCGACTTGTCGATGCGGACGTTCGAGACCGTGACGTTCGGGAGGTTCCCGCCGCCGGTCTTGAACTGGATGCCGTCGTAGGTCGAGTCGGCGATGTCGGTGTCGCGGATGACGACACCGGGGATGTCCAGGTTCGCCGCGAACAACGTGATCGCGCCGAACTCCTGGTCCTCGTTCCAGAACGCGCCACCCGTGCGGTAGAGCCCGTTGTTGGCGATCAGCGTCTGCCCGGAGAAGGGCAGCGGGTCGTGGTCGGTCGCCAGCATGATGCCCGGGTAGTTCATCGTGTCGTAGACGAGGTTGTTCTCGATCTTGTTCCCGTAGCCGCCGTAGATCGCGATCCCGTTGGCACGCCAGGGAAGCTGGATCGTGTTGTTGGTGAAGGCGTTGTCGTGGCCGATGTCGGTCGACGGGTCCTTCACGTACTTGTTGGCCCACACCGCGAGCGCGTCGTCGCCGGTGGTGCGGAACGAGGAGTTGAACACGCGCGAGTTGCGGCTGCCGTTGCTCAGGTTGATGCCGTCCGCGTAGGTGTCGCGGATGCGCATGCCGGTGAACTGCAGGCCGTCGGCCGGGCCCCACAGCGCGGGGATGTTGTCGTAGTCCCTGCCGACCCAGACGCCGACGTTGGCGTGCTCGATCCAGACGTTGGAGATCTTGGTGTTCTTGCCGAACCGCCCGTTGAGGCCGACGCCGCCTTCGGAACCGTCGTTGCCGCCGCGGATGCGGCCGGAGCCGAAGATCGCGATGTCGGAGATCTGGACGTTGTTGTCGATGTCGAAGCCGAAGTTGCCCTCGTGCGGATGGTTGATGCCGTGCGCGTTCTGCGGCTCGGTCAGCGTGTAGAACTGCGAGTACCACATGCCCGCGCCGCGGATGCTGACGTTGCTGATGCCCACCTGGTTGAACTGACCGCGGTTCTCGGGGTCGTCGGTGAGGATCTTCTGCTCCTGCCGCCATTGGCCTGCCGGGATCCAGACACAGGAGATGACGCCGTTCTGGTCGTCGGTCACCGCGCGCTGGATCGCCGCGGTGTCGTCGCCGCCGTCGTCGGGAACGGCGCCGTACTGGGTGATCGACGTGCACTCGGCCGGCTTCTCGGCGGGCGGCGCGACCTGCTCGAGGTCGACCAGGTCGACGATGTAGAACGACGCCGTGTCGCTCGCGTCGCGCTGGAGCCGGAACTTGGTGCCCGCCGGGTAGCTCGACGGGAGCAGCGCGTGCGCCTCGTCGAACAGCCGCCGCGCGTCGGCCTGCGGGGTGTTGGTCAACGCCTCGGGGCCGTCGGTGTTGCCGTAGAGCCAGCTGTGTTTGGACGACAGGTTCAGCTTCTGGACGAATGTGTCGTTGACGTACAGGCTCAGCGTCGCGTCGATACCGCCGCCACCAGGCGCGTCGGGGATCGAGTTGCGCACGACGATCGAGTTGGCCGCGCCCGCCGAGGTGACCTCGACGAACTGGCCGGTGCCGGTCAGCCGCACCGACTGCCTGCCGGACGACTCGGTCGCGAAGTTCGTGTGCCCGAAGGTCCGCAGCGGGTCCGTGGTGAGCAGGGTTCCTTGGTAGCGCCCGGCTTCCGCCTCGTATTCGGTCCACGGTACGGCCGCGCCGCGACCGACCACAATGGACTGTGACAGCGAGTTGTTGGTCTCGTTGGTCTCCGCGACGACGCCGGTCGCGTCCGCGGTGGCGGTGATCGTGGCGCCGCCGCTGGTGGCGGTCCAGGTGCCGGTGGTGGTCACGCTCGCCGTCGCGCCCGCGTTGATCGGCGCGGTGGTGGTGTCGAGCGTGGTGCCGCCCGCGACCACGCGGGTGACCGTGTTCGCGCCGGTTCCCGTGGTGCCGCGGTTGTGCACCGAGACGGTGAACCGCACGGCGGCGCCGGCCGCCGGGTTGGGCGGATTGGCCGTCACGGCGAGAACCTGCAGGTCAGGGCCGGGTGCCTGGGCGACGACCAGCTGCGAGGACGCGGTGAAGGTGTTGTTGTCCTCGTTCTGCTCGAAGATCGTCTTGGCCGGGTCTACCACCGCCGAAGCGCTGTAACTGCCCATGGCCTTGCGGCCCACAGACGCCGTGACCGTCGCCGAAGCGCCCGCGGCGAGCGCGGCGACCGGCGCGGAACCGGCGACCGAACCGCCGAGCACGAAGTTGACCGAGGTCGCGCCCGCCGGCGCGGTGCCGGTGTTGCGGACCGTGGCCGAGAGCGTGATCGGGTCGGTCTCCGACGGCGCGGCGGGCGTCCAGGTCAACGCCGTGACGGTCAGATCGGGATTGGGCGCCGGCGTGCCGACGACCTGCAGCTCGGCGACCTGCCCGCCCGGTGCGCCGCTGTTCGCGGTGAACCGCAGTCGCAGGTCGGCGATGCGGCCGGAGACCGGGATGGTCACCGAGTTCTGGCTGGTGGCCGGGTTGAACGCGTAGTTCGCGCCCGCGACCAGTGAGGTGAACCCGGCGGCCGACTGCTCACGCCCGAGCACCTCGATGCCCTGCGTCCTGGCGCCCCACGCGGAATCGGGGTTGAGCTTGACGACGACCGAGCTGACGTCGGCGTTCGAGCCGAGCTTGACGGTCAGCGTCGACGGATAGCCCGAAGACTCCCAATAGGTGGCCAGATTCCCGTCGTTGGCGTTGGCGGCGACGAAGTTGAACGCCGCCGATGACGCCTCGATCGGCTTGCCCCGCGCGAGATCGGTGCCGCCACCCTGACCTGCCCTGGTCACGTGGTTGCTGTCGCCGGAGACGTTCCCCGCGGCGTCCCGCGCGCGGACGAAGTACTCGGCCGACGCCGTCGACGGCTGTGTGTCGGTGTAGCCGAGCACATCGCCCGCCACGGTCGTCACGAGCGCGTTGTTGCGATAGACCGAGTAGCCGGTCACGCCGACGTTGTCGTTCGCCGCCGACCAGGTGAGCCGGATCTGCCCGCCGCCCGGTTCGGTGAAC encodes:
- a CDS encoding CARDB domain-containing protein; the protein is MHRKQLLSGLLAAGLIAAGVSAATAAPTPAPPAAPAGLVAGKTLSASSALPGYPVGNAGDGDQNTYWESTNNAFPQWLQADLGAATAVDRVVLKLPASWGARRQTLGVQASTNGTAFTEVSALAGQDFTPAAGNTVSLTFSTTTTRYLRVNITGNTGWPAAQISEFEVYGPVTGDTQPPSPPGNLAFTEPGGGQIRLTWSAANDNVGVTGYSVYRNNALVTTVAGDVLGYTDTQPSTASAEYFVRARDAAGNVSGDSNHVTRAGQGGGTDLARGKPIEASSAAFNFVAANANDGNLATYWESSGYPSTLTVKLGSNADVSSVVVKLNPDSAWGARTQGIEVLGREQSAAGFTSLVAGANYAFNPATSQNSVTIPVSGRIADLRLRFTANSGAPGGQVAELQVVGTPAPNPDLTVTALTWTPAAPSETDPITLSATVRNTGTAPAGATSVNFVLGGSVAGSAPVAALAAGASATVTASVGRKAMGSYSASAVVDPAKTIFEQNEDNNTFTASSQLVVAQAPGPDLQVLAVTANPPNPAAGAAVRFTVSVHNRGTTGTGANTVTRVVAGGTTLDTTTAPINAGATASVTTTGTWTATSGGATITATADATGVVAETNETNNSLSQSIVVGRGAAVPWTEYEAEAGRYQGTLLTTDPLRTFGHTNFATESSGRQSVRLTGTGQFVEVTSAGAANSIVVRNSIPDAPGGGGIDATLSLYVNDTFVQKLNLSSKHSWLYGNTDGPEALTNTPQADARRLFDEAHALLPSSYPAGTKFRLQRDASDTASFYIVDLVDLEQVAPPAEKPAECTSITQYGAVPDDGGDDTAAIQRAVTDDQNGVISCVWIPAGQWRQEQKILTDDPENRGQFNQVGISNVSIRGAGMWYSQFYTLTEPQNAHGINHPHEGNFGFDIDNNVQISDIAIFGSGRIRGGNDGSEGGVGLNGRFGKNTKISNVWIEHANVGVWVGRDYDNIPALWGPADGLQFTGMRIRDTYADGINLSNGSRNSRVFNSSFRTTGDDALAVWANKYVKDPSTDIGHDNAFTNNTIQLPWRANGIAIYGGYGNKIENNLVYDTMNYPGIMLATDHDPLPFSGQTLIANNGLYRTGGAFWNEDQEFGAITLFAANLDIPGVVIRDTDIADSTYDGIQFKTGGGNLPNVTVSNVRIDKSNNGAGVLAMGGARGSATLTNVTITNSAKGDIVKEPGSTFVLTTG
- a CDS encoding response regulator — translated: MISLLVVDDQASVREALAVMLDLADGIHVVATATNGEEAVAAVAAHRPDVVLMDLHMPVMGGAEATGRIRAANPDTQIVVLTTFDDDDSILAALHAGASGYLTKEADRAKIEQAVRGAASGQAVLAPEVQRRLLSLASRPARVEETFTLTAREREILGLIGEGLRNPEIAERLVISEATVKTHINNLFAKAGFHSRADAVRYALGRQGS
- a CDS encoding DUF1453 domain-containing protein, whose protein sequence is MNGVTQLVLIIAVIGYVLVRRMLGQPAEAKRMLVLPAILVVIGLWNIESVTGSSIALIFLVVTTVIGIGLGALRGLSIRLYHQDDIVFMRYTWVTVLLWVLNIGVKVGAGALLATLDKSTDSNSAMFVSLGLGLLAEGVVVLAKALRSGQQIVWKTGKDGAPHERSQFLDDLQRRVNGRR
- a CDS encoding heavy metal translocating P-type ATPase → MTANLDQAAATAEIELAITGMTCASCAMRIEKKLNKLDGVTATVNYATEKAKVFYGNGIEPQQLIEQVEAAGYSATLPVKEEEPRQEVDETAPLRQRLIGSAVLSVPVIVLAMVPAFQFTYWQWISLTLAAPVLVWAAWPFHRATWTNLRHGAATMDTLISMGTLAAFAWSLYALLFGTAGVAGMTHPFELTVRRMSGDGNIYLEVAAGVTTFILAGRYFEARSKRRAGAALRALLELGAKDVAVLRDGREQRVPTEQLVVGDLFVVRPGEKIATDGVVAEGSSAVDASMLTGESVPVEVGPGDAVAGATVNAGGRLIVRASRVGADTQLAMMAKLVEDAQTGKAQVQRLADRISAVFVPIVIALAAGTLMFWLGAGGSVSAAFTAAVAVLIIACPCALGLATPTALLVGTGRGAQLGILIKGPEVLESTRGVDTVVLDKTGTVTTGQMSLVEVHVAEGVDAGEALRLAGALESASEHPIARAIARAAGDGLPKAEEFTNLEGLGVQGIVDGKAVLVGRSALLEQWSHRLPEELTEAKAAEEQLGRTAVVVGWDGRARAVLVVADTVKPTSADAVRQLRALGLTPVLLTGDNEAAARAVAAEVGIDQVIAEVLPQDKVDVVTRLQREGKGVAMVGDGVNDAAALAKADLGLAMGTGTDVAIEAGDLTLVRGDLRAAADAIRLSRQTLRTIKGNLFWAFAYNIAALPLAAAGLLNPMIAGAAMAFSSVFVVSNSLRLRGFR
- a CDS encoding sensor histidine kinase — encoded protein: MTTDAREPGTRRPRFTDEWLRPFIMGTLVVLAAAQCATRPLIIPPLAITLLVIVSVITIGTLFTWPPRAAFPVALAFVVLSAVLLAVAQSTVAPAFAFVASGTAGARLRTRVAIGVSVTGALIAVGAVLLVEELNPLDQQWPWWLGFAVAAPVYMGIARRERRDALASAERATVSEAREAALLERGRIAREIHDVLGHSLSGIAMQLDMADALYGKGRGDEATQAVRRARALAVDSITETRHAIHALREDTLPLERTLELMASGEAVTFRIDGTPGPVPSEVAHALIRAAQEALTNAAKHAPGADRAMRLGFTAETVALTIENGPATAPADPGLAGGGLGLPGMRERVALLGGTLRAGPSAVDGWTVELEVPR